A stretch of Myxococcus hansupus DNA encodes these proteins:
- a CDS encoding Lrp/AsnC family transcriptional regulator — MTPLDRIDRAILTALQKDARLSNKELAAQVGLAPSTCLTRVKKLESEGFIKGYRAELDSGALGLGLQALISVQLRLHVDHAFGSIGDHLRSLPETVAVYCLGGSTDFLVHVVCRDTEHLRRLTILSFTNRPEVSRIETSLVFSYTKLPVPVDPEEMAALPRPK; from the coding sequence ATGACACCCCTCGACCGAATCGATCGCGCGATTCTGACCGCGCTCCAGAAGGATGCGCGGTTGTCCAACAAGGAGCTGGCGGCGCAGGTGGGGCTGGCGCCCTCCACGTGCCTGACGCGCGTGAAGAAGCTGGAGTCCGAAGGCTTCATCAAAGGCTACCGCGCGGAGTTGGACTCGGGCGCGTTGGGACTGGGGCTGCAGGCGCTCATCTCCGTGCAACTGCGGCTCCACGTCGACCACGCCTTCGGCAGCATCGGCGACCACCTGCGCTCGCTGCCGGAGACAGTGGCCGTGTATTGCCTGGGCGGCAGCACGGACTTCCTGGTGCACGTGGTGTGTCGCGACACGGAGCACCTGCGCCGGCTGACCATCTTGTCCTTCACCAACCGTCCCGAGGTGAGCCGCATCGAGACGTCGCTCGTGTTCTCGTACACGAAGCTGCCCGTGCCGGTGGACCCCGAGGAGATGGCGGCGCTGCCCCGGCCCAAATGA